The DNA region tttaaataccttaagaTACAGATATAAGTACATAAACGTTTtctattattctagtgagaaaTAAATGGATtcagacgggatgatcaaacCGACCGATTTAATCAAGCCAGTAGATTGGTGCCTGGTGGTTGTGctataccaaagagaatagatagtatagagggctattgccaaagtaaattttgtagtcacggtacttttactgccatctatcgacacacgattaaaacttaaaataaaattgaaaatgtatgaattaatcaaaatatgtttacttacggataaatgatttttaattttgattgttccatactgacccatgttctttcactgatatgtgttaaaattgttaaatatcaaacggacaccggtcaacgccatctagcggagaataggccaaaggcgtgtgcgccatctattcgagaatgactttttcttgatttccgagggtCGATTTtttcttacggcgcgattcgaactttaagatatcgcgccgttagacattcactagatatgaaatagtaatgatatgtgacgttccacggcaaaaggtaccttatggcagctggcgcttacgcttattattaacgccgctccaatattcagtcggggtaatggtacctttcgccgtggaacgtcacatatttttactatatcTTGTCTAGcccatctctaattcatttcccggatcgcgccgttagactttatttatcttatacggagttatatatatctctggctATACTAACATTACTAACCCAAAAGAAACTAAATTGGCTTACCGGTGGTTTCCGGTCTGCTACTGGCGGAGGCCTCTGCTGGTGCTGGCTCCTTCCTTGTTTTCTTTATTAATAACTAGGGAACGCTTAATAAGTTTGGTTTTTCTGAATATATTAGAAATTaagatataattttatatataatttCTTTCGCGATTCGGTTGGCACAAaaagcatataatcactacgttctaCGGTTggccagcccatcgacaccccatactttgataaattatgaaagcccttgttaccaacattgaggcatagaaataatcttatcgaattaaaatgactgctgttgcattttggtggcacataccatacttgcttttaacatagacgtattatacttacttttctttaggttggtatgattggtagtaaaacgtcaaacgtcatttgaattgtcgtgaacgtgaaaatacgtggttattttttattgtaattggtaaaataactttagctgttatttaaatgggggccaaatctttaaggaaatgtgaagtttgtagtgggtgtgtaagaagactaactactgacgcatttttggccaaatttccaacttgatccgaacaggtcggtaaactgatgtttgtatgcaatattttcattttttactttgagtcgttaacagttactaatttaattagttttagtcgtgtacaatccatgattaaaacgaaaatattttgtgaataaagtatttttaagtaaaaaactaagtaacctatgacatgaatagtgtacgaccaattttatcgataatctctttatttcagatgtcgattatgggcaaagctgaggaaaaggaaatgatgatttggcgtatttatttacctattcaaaagctgaatggaaacaagttcatttgtggaaatcattctccatccagtgccttcaataaaaagggaccagattaaaaaagaatgcgcgcgaattcagcatattgtaatatgcctacttgaataataaactatgttatttttatcatgtaaaataaaattgtttatatatatataatgttcttttattttattaataggtagtacagtaggtaaatacagcagcacgtatcgcacatttatcgatatcgataaacagtaggtactggaagtgtcgagccctagcgttgttttttttgtgttggtagtattgtgtgatttttctttttttaacaattatggcctggatgcgagatctttaagcctgtatttggtgtgttgggatatgtacgttcataattcggttcgaggattgttcgagagtgccgactcttaaaacgtagtgattatatgctctttgcggTTGGCAATGAAGTTCAGTGACTGAACTGATGccagttattattttttgtagaCGTTTTATGTCACCGGCCAGTAGCTGCGTTACTTCAAAAGAGTTAGCATAGcatctatagttggtcaagctgatcttgtcagtagaaaaaggcgccaaattgaaaaatgtaggcgcgaagggatatcgtcccatagaaaattttaatttcgcgcttttttttactgacaagatttgcttgaccaagtataatcaccaattttagatttatggtaaaATATTTCCCTCTAAATTAACAAAAATCTCCCCAATGCCCCAAACGAAGATACTATGGTCACAAATTgctattcttgcgtccgcacctccatTTAATCGATATCGGTTTtatatcggtcataatcggcaGTTGAAATCGGCGCCTTAAGCCCAATCCAGACGGGACAATTTTTTGTccatctgattaaattgtctgaTCAAATAAGGCCGTGCGgtcgcaaacgccaatttggctcaccgattatgccgatattaccgataaaaagGAAGTGCGTACGCAacaataccaatttgtgacacTAGTATTCGCGATTGGgggcatttttttatttagagcgCTCAAAtatcgccataaatctaaaattggagattgacgccaacatcttttctgatcaaatcagtcggtttgatcatcccgtctggattgGCCTTataatacagggtggaaagataagtcgggccctggagggaaactaccttaaatccttaagctggctcattttacttaaaggagacattcctttatttttaaaaacaaacaaagctTTTGggatttttagtcggttcgagtcccgggcgaggcaagcgagttttagaaaatctttgaatgcagttttgtttctttttaaaaataaaggaatgtctcctttaagtaaaatgagctagcttaaggatttaaggtagtttccctccagggcccgacttatctttccacactgtattttgtatgttccaatttcctagtgagtattatatatTCTTTGGTTCCAATCGAACCGAATAtagtatatatatacatttcatATTTCTGAACgcagcagtgttgccaacttggcataaatgatgccagatctgacatattttcactcgctttggcaccaaaattctccatttagcatctggcatattttttagcataatttagtctaagccaagtttgcaccaacttggcagcaacaatatgcgccatcggcttatgtggttcatattttcatatgaattttgacttttgtggacggatggacgtcaacggactatataaagttggtcaagcagatcttgtcagtagaaaaagtcggtaaatttgaaaaaagtatgtgttttaagtgtctaaattcaagtgatttataaaatctttggcataattttggcataatctagacattagtctagcattttttcaaaatccgagttggcaacactggaacGCAGCGCTAAAAATGTCAAGTGTCAAACGCTATTTTATAGGTtatgttttgttgaaaatgttccttctttaaaacattaaattgacTAAATACACAAGGATTTTCTTAAAAATATGGCTATGATCAGGGCAGGTTTGCAGAAACTTGCAACTGCTTTTACTGGCAGCCAAGGTAATGTATCCTTTTTATCACCAGGATAATATATCGTCTTATGCTGTGTATCGAAATGTATAAGTACTTTTCCTTTCAGGAGGCATTATATCAAGATTCGTGAGTAATTTAATACCCCGAGagaacacagatgacacgcagAAAGATGTCATAGCAACATGTAACAAACTTATAGAGCAGAAAGCCTCTAGAAACTTCGCTATTGTGCATCTGCTGGGCAAACAGTGGCGTGTCACAGACGGGGACTTGCTCGTTGTCGAGGGTTACTGGCCACCGAATATCGgggataagataaaactagacAAAGTGTTACTTGCAGCCACTAAGGATTTCTCACTAATAGGGAGACCACTGGTACAGCCCGGCTTGGTCAATGTCACTGCTACAGTAATATCTAAAGGCCTGTCGCACACTCGCGTGCATTTCAAGAAGAAGAGGAGGAAGCAATATATGAGAATTAACTTCCAGCGGGCTGAACAGACGATGTTGAGGATTAACTCTGTTGAGATAGCTAATAAGATTAATGAGGCCCCGAAGAATGTTTTTTAAGTTGGTAGATTTTAGTTGTTAGTTTAATGTAATATAGAAATATTGTAAACtgaaaaggtattttttttctctaaGCATCCTGTTGGGGActgtaaatatgtaatctggTGTATTCCCATCTGGGCCTGTCGAGGATAAATTAAGTAGACAAAGGTagtaaaaacaattttattaaattaaaagtcAATTTGATAAATTCTCTAAATTCACATTATCACAATATTCCTGGAAACTACCTTTATGTTCCTCTTTTAAAAATCTCTTCATGcctttgaataaataaaacattttcctATTCTCTAACAAACTAGCTAAAACTGTTAAAAACTTGCTATAATTCCCTTCTTTCTTGTAGTTTGATATTGACGTCTGAAACTGCTTGTACTGGTCAGCTTGTAAAAGGGTTTTAATTTCTTTTACAAAGTCAATAAGAGATGTAGGTGGTTCTTTGTCAACAAGGGCTGCTCCACTGCTACCCATTAAGTTCTCATCAAAACCAAATGGTTTAATTTTGAGTTTCTTTTTCTTAGGCGGTAAAATTGTTGCCTCCTGACTTTCAACATTCCTTTTATGAATAGTCACTAAAGGTTCTGCTTTAGTGCACGACTGATTGCTACTATCAATTGCACTGAAAAGATCCTTGGTCTCTTTAGGTTTGAACTCATTCACATAAGCAGATGATTGAGCGTTTTTGTAAAAATCCATGGCAAAGTCTGCATACACTTCATTTGAATTCGGGTACTGGCTGACTGACTTTTTAGTAGCTTTACTAACTATTCTAGTTTGAGTAGTCGGGAAAGAAATTCCAGTAACATTTCCTTGGTTTGCTTTAAAAGTATTAGCTTCAGTAGGAAGTAAAGGTTTCAGTTTAGGAGCGGGCAAAGCTGACTCGGCAGTTTTGAAAAATCTGCAGATTTCACTTACAGTTTCTCCAAATTTATTGGATACAGTTATGTGATTTCTAAGCCATGCTGACAACTGCCCCTTTAGCTTAGGACTGTTAAATCTGCTGTCACAAAGTAAGATGGCACCATAATCATTCTGGTGCCGAATGACTCTGCCAATAGCTTGATTGACTGCTCTAGTGGCCTCTAAAGAGTACCATTCATCTCCAGACAAGAAGTCTTTATCAGTGGCCCTCAATTCTTCCAAATACTTTTTCTTTAAGACTATTCTTGGATCCTTTAGAGGAGGAAAAGGCAAACCAGTTATGATAACAGCTCTACCATTCATGTCTGCAAAATCTAAGCCTTCAGACACCTTTCCTCGGCAAACGGCCATGAAACATGCCCCTCTAGTGCTTGGATCACTAATTTTGCTATAAAAATCACTCATTATAGCGTTAAAGGTGTCTTTCCTCTGTGGCTCCACAAAGATTggttttatgttatttatacttgACCATATGCCTTCTGACTGCCACATTTCTTGACATTTGTTCATGATGGGGTAGGAAGGAAAGAACACCAAGAGACCATCAGGCACTACTCTGGTGAAACTTAAAATCGTCCGTccaagggaagaaatatattttGGGTTGTCTCTGTTTTGATAATTTGAGTTTAGCTGTGTGGAGTCAGGCCCTTGTGGGACAATCTTGACACAGATTTGATTTGCTTTGATTATATGGGGATTCTCTAATTGTGTTCCAATTGGAATCCCAAGCTCTGATATTAAAGGTTTAAGTGGGGCCAAGGTGCCACTAGTTAGGATGATGCTCCTCACATTCTGCTCAAGTAACTGCTTCATACCAAAACCTGGGCTGAAACACCAGTAGCTTAGAACTCTTTCTGAGGATTTAGCTTTAGCTGTCTTCAAAGCTCCCCAGCTGTCTGTctttttgttgtttttcttaTCTTCAACTTGAACATGCACCTTATAACACATCTTCACCCTTTCTTTGTGAGCGTGAGTTGTGCCACTGAAAACAACATTTAAAAGATCTGCTATCTTTTGTAGCCCAACACCTTTCCGTTGAAACGGTGATGCGCTCGCAGTTGATAGGTACTGTATTAGATTTTCAAGCAATGTTATAACTGCCATTTGATTGTGGTCTTTTATTTCCGCTTTTTCTAGTAGTTCAAATATAAACCCACCAGGATAAGTGGAACCCTCATTGCCTACAGTGATTTCATCCATCACTTTTTCAAAAGCTAGCATCATTTCTTTCATAACACAAAGATCATCACAAGTAAAGTCTTTAGGTTGATTGTTATCCATGGTAGCATCTAGTTGTTCATCATTGGTTTCACCAAATGACCTCATGACATAAGTAATCTCTTCAATACACAGGGCTATGTCAGTCGATCTAATCTGCAATGATGCAGACTCTTCACACATTTTCTCTACATTATGAGCTTCatctaatataattatattgtttGTCAGTTCAACACCATTTGCTTTCCTAGATTTTGGGTCTAACAAATAGTTATATGGCATGAATATAATATCAGCATCTTGCTTTAACTCTTTTGCTAAATAGTAAGGGCAGGCTTTTAATTTCTTACCCACAGTAACCAAATCTTCAATATCCAAAATATCATCCTTCACAGCTCTATCTTCTTTCTTTGTCTCAACATTGTTGTAGAAATGGCAAGTCCGCGATTTGACTCTCAACTGACACATATGTACTTTGTTCATGTTATTTGTTTCTTTAGAAACTTCCGGGTGGATACACATTTGATCTCTTGACCCTAAGACTGCTGCTTTAACATGTTTGTAACTTGATCTTTTTAATTCCTGCATTGCCTGCGTTAATTGTGAGTGTGTGCGTGATGAATATATAATTTTCGGCATACCCCAAGTCATATTATCTTTCTTTCCTGCTCCTTGTTTCAGCGAATCTCGTAATGCTTCGTTATGTTCAGAGAAGTTCCCAAGTTGTGCATTCATTTGTAATTGGGCTTTCTTCACTAGCAACCAAGCTAATGACGAGCATAATAAGCTCAATGTCTTACCAGTACCTGTTGGAGACTCCAAGAGTGCATTGGTGTTGTTTTGCAAGCTTTCAATAACTCTTTCCATGTAGGCCTTTTGCACATCGTAAGGCTCAAAAGGGAAACTCACTGGGATACCACATATCATTACGTCCGGCATAGCGATATATTTtctgattatttaattatatagtTAAAATAACGCTCACTTaacacaaataatacaaaaattataaataataaataaaataacagcaGACACGGATGGATGAGCGACTACAATAGATAGGCTAACTGAATCTGAAATTGACGTTGTCAATTTTTCGCGCCATAACAAGAATTCCATACAAAGTCACGTTCATAAAGTGTGCTTTATTGCGAAGCActctgaaaaataaaataacatttcaaactttcctttagGCCTCATACTCACCAGCGCTTTTCCAaagcgcgttaaaaaagcgtttgaatgacacaaatagaTACATGAGTATGGACTGAATATtattaggccaagcgcgcaccacgactttatgtcgcgcgataatttagtcgcagaaatgtaacgtatgtgtttatacggcagtgcgcgcatatgcgacaaaaaaatcgcagcgattttaaaattgtgatttgtcacatttttccgcgactactcgcgacgcgattgtcgcaaagtgaattgcagcatacggagttgtatagccccctccagactatgcgccaGACCagacgcgagtgtggagtcgatttcgctgtctgcgaaaatcgacgccacactcacgttcgcggcttcgcgccgcgattcgcgcacgagtgtggacgAGGcttatggccccgcgcgcactgcgataataaaatcgcaccccggacctcagtcggcatttcgctctccaagcgtcaacatatcggaacctgcttctccaatggagtcacatgatgagacgctagatgttgaccgtttaattatagaaatagaaggagattacctttgtggtataaatactcaaagtcatacagcgtttgcatattgtttcacgacaagcgactggtacgaaatccatgtcgagaatgaacaaatcgtcgacttttcatcgcagtgcgcgcagtgaattttctgcgataaattacagcgcgattctaaaatcgtgtcgcaaaatttaaaatcgtggtgcgcgcttagcCTTAATATTACCTGTatacttagtcaatctgtgtaagaatgtcctataatatttatttattatttatttattcacacgacggCGTTGGCGTTTTTTACCAAACggtgttggattttcgactttatgCCTTGGTCATTAAATTGAATTTGGCGTGcagacagattcaagcgcttttttttAACGCCGcttttttttgaaaaaccgcTTGTGTGTTGGGGCACTTATTCTAATGAATAAGTGCCCCAACGTTTACGTTTTAGTTTTCACGAGCGCTTTTATTCACACGATGGCgttggcgctttttatcaagcgttggtGGAATTTAAACGCTTTATAACGCATGTTAAAAACgctctcgtgcgaatggggcctaaCACAATACAACATAGCCATAGTCATGccgttagagtctgtgcgaaaagagaagagtcgtggaatgtatggggcccaatacatttcacgactcttctctttccgaacaaactctaactaaaattTAGTCGTGAGCATGTGGTGAGTACAACTGTGCTCCCATCGTGTGTAAAGCCGAACAAGACCTGAAGATAACGGGTATTTTATTCTCTGCCTAATGGCCTACGAAGGcgaaaaattaaatttcattatctGCCTCACTGTCACACGACTAAAGAAGTGCGATAGAGGCCGAGAGCCCAACGTGAAAAACGAAATTTCGTCATCTGCCTCACCTCTTTAACCaaggaaaataaaaacaactttttaattttatagtttattataaaatttaaaaatataaaatactttcataaaTATCTAATAATAAGTTACAACAGTCATAAATATGCTACAATATTAGCACTTTCCCGGTTACATTGTATAAAACAAGGTAATCGCAAAAATTGCAGCTAGAACtaagtttttacgaaagtgactgccgTCAGACCTTCCAGCATAAAAGGACacactaggccttattgggaatagtccgatttcctcaggatgttttccttcaccgaaaagcggtACCTTTGCTGGTACTGGTAAATATCATTACCTCCGCGCACCGGTTTTGGAATGCCTCAATGCTTGACTATATTTAAGTTAGAATACATATCGACTTTTATAAAATACAGTTAGTCATACTCATATGTAATTAGATCAATACAACAAATTATTAAGATATTACCTCCAAAATTACATTTTCTCattaattattgtattttttttaaatttagtatCACATTTTATAATTCATTGTCATGATTTAAAATAATCTATGTACAAAAATACGTGAGCAAGGCAACTATTTACTTCATAATAATATTAGGAATACAACACAACAATGGTTTTAACACTTAGAGCGACTAGTATCACAGGACTAGtgtcttaacctctagccgcccagagacctataaaaaggtctcctgttccattctaatttgaactttgtgctGACAAAAtacaatttcattttgcttggcaaggtttgacgtctgggcggctagaggttaaataaCGTAGGAACCAACACACACAGCCTCGGGAATATAACGTTATTTTAAATGCGTAACTGAGGTAGTGTCGAttgttgttttgtgttatatccTTATATCGATCTCCTTTGATATAAGTTATATTTAATGGATTGTTTAGAATATTTTCAACAAGTGACCCCGCCATAGTACGGTAGGCTTTTGGACACGAGTACCTACGTCTTATGCGATTAATTACTTCTTTGGTTCAGCTAGAGCCAAATCGTTTTACTAACTTTAACGTGTTTGAGTTATTGTGGTAACTTTAGCTAAAGCTAATTAGTCGggtattttaattagtatatttttctaaattcacTATAATAATACCATTTTTTAATTCCAGTTATTAAAATTGAGCTTGATTCTCCAAATCTGTCTGTATTCAAGCAGTCAATCGGCATAAATAAGCGTctcttttatatttttctttgacAGCCTAATAAAagtcctgtgccataaatttgtgttttgtgttttgtacaataaagagtttatacatacatacatacatacaaaagtGGTTATATCTATATATAGAACAATAAAATTGTTGTAGATACTTTAGAATGCGAACTGTCTAGATATGCAGAGATTCGGAAAAGGCGGCAGATACTTATGGTACATTGTTTCACGCTACTgtaaattatgaagtatttgtGCACACCAAAGAGTTATTTGGCGTCTTCAGGCAAGCCAGGATGCAGGTAAAGATGCTTGTTGAAACCCCAGCTCTCAACAGTGGTGGTAGCAGCGTGGCAACGTCGCTTGAGCAAACTGGTCTTTTGAACTTTACATGGGTTTATAGGATTCCCATTGGCGTCTTCTGCCAAGCCAGGATGCAAGCAAAGATGCTTGTTGAAGCCCCAGCTCTCAACAGTGGTGGTGGCGGCGTGTCAACGTCGCTTGAGCAAACTGGTCTTTTGAACTTTACATGGGTTTAGGATTCCCATTGGCGTCTTCTGCCAAGCCAGGATGCAAGTAGAGATGCTTGTTGAAGCCCCAGCTCTCAACAGTGGTGGTAGCGGCGTGGCAACGTCGCTTGAGCAAACTGGTCTTTTGAACTTTACATGGGTTTAGGATTCCCATTGGCGTCTTCTGCCAAGCCAGGATGCAAGTAGAGATGCTTGTTGAAGCCCCAGCTCTCAACAGTGGTGGTAGCGGCGTGGCAACGTCGCTTAAGCAAACTGGTCTTTTGAACTTTACATGGGTTTAGGATTCCCATTGGCGTCTTCTGCCAAGCCAGGATGCAAGTAGAGATGCTTGTTGAAGCCCCAGCTCTCAACAGTGGTGGTAGCGGCGTGGCAACGTCGCTTAAGCAAACTGGTCTTTTGAACTTTACATGGGTTTAGGATTCCCATTGGCGTCTTCTGCCAAGCCAGGATGCAAGTAGAGATGCTTGTTGAAGCCCCAGCTCTCAACAGTGGTGGTAGCGGCGTGGCAACGTCGCTTAAGCAAACTGG from Cydia fagiglandana chromosome 6, ilCydFagi1.1, whole genome shotgun sequence includes:
- the LOC134664931 gene encoding large ribosomal subunit protein bL21m, which produces MAMIRAGLQKLATAFTGSQGGIISRFVSNLIPRENTDDTQKDVIATCNKLIEQKASRNFAIVHLLGKQWRVTDGDLLVVEGYWPPNIGDKIKLDKVLLAATKDFSLIGRPLVQPGLVNVTATVISKGLSHTRVHFKKKRRKQYMRINFQRAEQTMLRINSVEIANKINEAPKNVF
- the LOC134664914 gene encoding regulator of telomere elongation helicase 1 homolog, with the protein product MPDVMICGIPVSFPFEPYDVQKAYMERVIESLQNNTNALLESPTGTGKTLSLLCSSLAWLLVKKAQLQMNAQLGNFSEHNEALRDSLKQGAGKKDNMTWGMPKIIYSSRTHSQLTQAMQELKRSSYKHVKAAVLGSRDQMCIHPEVSKETNNMNKVHMCQLRVKSRTCHFYNNVETKKEDRAVKDDILDIEDLVTVGKKLKACPYYLAKELKQDADIIFMPYNYLLDPKSRKANGVELTNNIIILDEAHNVEKMCEESASLQIRSTDIALCIEEITYVMRSFGETNDEQLDATMDNNQPKDFTCDDLCVMKEMMLAFEKVMDEITVGNEGSTYPGGFIFELLEKAEIKDHNQMAVITLLENLIQYLSTASASPFQRKGVGLQKIADLLNVVFSGTTHAHKERVKMCYKVHVQVEDKKNNKKTDSWGALKTAKAKSSERVLSYWCFSPGFGMKQLLEQNVRSIILTSGTLAPLKPLISELGIPIGTQLENPHIIKANQICVKIVPQGPDSTQLNSNYQNRDNPKYISSLGRTILSFTRVVPDGLLVFFPSYPIMNKCQEMWQSEGIWSSINNIKPIFVEPQRKDTFNAIMSDFYSKISDPSTRGACFMAVCRGKVSEGLDFADMNGRAVIITGLPFPPLKDPRIVLKKKYLEELRATDKDFLSGDEWYSLEATRAVNQAIGRVIRHQNDYGAILLCDSRFNSPKLKGQLSAWLRNHITVSNKFGETVSEICRFFKTAESALPAPKLKPLLPTEANTFKANQGNVTGISFPTTQTRIVSKATKKSVSQYPNSNEVYADFAMDFYKNAQSSAYVNEFKPKETKDLFSAIDSSNQSCTKAEPLVTIHKRNVESQEATILPPKKKKLKIKPFGFDENLMGSSGAALVDKEPPTSLIDFVKEIKTLLQADQYKQFQTSISNYKKEGNYSKFLTVLASLLENRKMFYLFKGMKRFLKEEHKGSFQEYCDNVNLENLSN